One window of the Methylocystis parvus OBBP genome contains the following:
- a CDS encoding sensor histidine kinase: MADRRHGDAQLLNSKLGKLFRTTAFKLSLAYLVLFSIGAGLVLTRVGARVKEVLDEQIEQTVEAEIRALSEQYAQGGLHQLTTALERRVRAPGGSLYLLTTHSGEVIVGNIEPPTTAPAGGSQLVETPYQRRGEPGVEHPALLRLFLIPGGFRLLIGHDIEDHQVLRDILRRALGVSLFWLALVGALGGLFVAHRMLERVDVMSASARRIMAGDLHERLAVSGAGDELDRLAENFNAMLERISELMTGLREVSDNIAHDLKTPLTRLRNRAEAALRGSSNNGEHREALNAVIEESDSLIRVFNALLMIARAEAGCSTDNLVACDADAVVSDIVEMYEPVAEEQGVELQAKTEPGLCVTGSRELLGQAVVNLVDNALKYGASGEKPRIDVSAKRVGDRIEIAVADHGPGISPQDRERVIGRFVRLENSRSRPGSGLGLSMAAAVARLHHGALRIEDNAPGLRVVLSLPATRATVSRERAA; the protein is encoded by the coding sequence ATGGCCGACCGGCGGCATGGGGACGCGCAATTGCTCAACTCGAAACTCGGCAAGCTCTTCCGGACGACGGCTTTTAAACTGTCGCTCGCCTATCTCGTCCTGTTCTCGATCGGCGCGGGGCTCGTGCTGACGCGCGTCGGCGCGCGGGTGAAGGAGGTGCTCGACGAGCAGATCGAGCAGACGGTCGAGGCGGAGATCCGCGCGCTCTCGGAGCAATATGCGCAAGGCGGGCTGCATCAGCTCACCACCGCGCTTGAGCGCCGCGTGCGCGCGCCGGGCGGTTCGCTCTATCTGCTTACGACGCATTCGGGCGAAGTCATCGTCGGCAATATCGAGCCGCCGACAACGGCGCCGGCTGGCGGTTCGCAACTCGTCGAGACGCCCTATCAGCGCCGCGGCGAGCCGGGCGTCGAGCATCCGGCCCTGTTGCGGCTCTTCCTGATCCCGGGCGGCTTCCGGCTGCTGATCGGCCACGACATCGAGGATCATCAGGTGTTGCGCGACATTCTGCGCCGCGCGCTCGGCGTGTCGCTGTTCTGGCTTGCGCTCGTCGGCGCGCTGGGCGGCCTCTTCGTCGCGCATCGCATGCTGGAGCGCGTCGACGTGATGTCGGCCTCAGCGCGCCGCATCATGGCGGGCGATCTGCACGAACGTCTCGCAGTGTCGGGCGCGGGCGACGAGCTCGATCGCCTCGCCGAGAATTTCAACGCCATGCTCGAGCGGATTTCCGAACTGATGACCGGTCTGCGCGAAGTCTCCGACAATATCGCGCATGACCTCAAGACGCCGCTGACGCGCCTGCGCAACCGAGCCGAGGCGGCGCTGCGCGGATCGTCCAATAATGGCGAGCACAGAGAGGCGCTCAACGCCGTCATCGAGGAGTCGGACAGTCTCATCCGCGTCTTCAACGCGCTGTTGATGATCGCGCGCGCCGAAGCGGGCTGTTCGACCGACAATCTCGTCGCCTGCGACGCCGACGCGGTGGTGAGCGACATTGTCGAGATGTACGAGCCCGTCGCCGAGGAGCAGGGCGTCGAATTGCAGGCGAAGACGGAGCCGGGCCTTTGCGTCACCGGTAGCCGCGAGCTTCTCGGACAGGCGGTCGTCAATCTGGTCGACAACGCGCTCAAATATGGCGCGTCGGGCGAGAAGCCGAGAATCGACGTCTCGGCGAAGCGCGTCGGCGACCGCATCGAGATCGCGGTCGCGGACCATGGTCCCGGCATTTCGCCGCAGGATCGCGAACGCGTGATCGGACGTTTCGTGCGGCTGGAGAATTCGCGGTCGCGGCCCGGCTCGGGCCTCGGCCTCTCAATGGCGGCGGCAGTCGCCCGCCTTCATCACGGCGCCCTGCGGATCGAGGACAATGCGCCGGGCTTGCGCGTGGTGCTGTCGCTTCCCGCGACGCGCGCAACTGTTTCGAGGGAGCGCGCGGCGTAG
- the pepN gene encoding aminopeptidase N has translation MRHPANVAVRLVDYRPADFLIDAVALDISLDRTASKVVATLSLRRNPKGAPGAPLSLDGDDLTLVGVKLDGRPLGPQDYTAAPDHLLLEKVPDGPFTLEIETRVDPSANTQLSGLYRSGSAYCTQCEAEGFRRITYFLDRPDVLSVYTTRVEGDKGEAPILLSNGNPVKSGNLPDGRHYAVWRDPFPKPSYLFALVGGDLGALRDSFTTMSGRKIDLAIYVEHGKEARATYAMDALKRSMRWDEEKFGREYDLDVFNIVAVSDFNMGAMENKGLNIFNDKYVLASPETATDGDYAGIEGVIAHEYFHNWTGNRITCRDWFQLCLKEGLTVFRDQEFSADMRSRAVERIGDVRGLRLAQFPEDGGPLAHPVRPEVYHEINNFYTATVYEKGAEIVRMLRTLIGDETFRRGMDIYFERFDGTAATVEDYLSCFAEASGRDLSHFALWYSQAGTPILSTEGAYDPQAKTFSLTLKQHTPPTPGQSEKKPLVVPVAFALFGENGEKLELASPDARADELARGLIELTDAERKITFAGVASRPVVSALRGFSAPVRLEPAPESADLEKLLACDDDPFNRWQAAQSLALRAIFARVDAAKKGAQTPQAPGFIGALRTILAGADADPAFAAQALSLPSEIDLAREAGHDVDPDVLFSARYGLREEIGRALGADAEPIYRRLSDAGPYSPDAASAGRRMLKALALDLVAAGDPEKGSALARSQFAAAGNMTDRLGALTLLALLGGEAREAAFAAFYEQYKGDALVLDKWFSLQATIPEPATTKRVVDLMRHPDFSLTNPNRVRSLIGAFSNANLTGFHALDGSGYDLLTRIVLELDPKNPQLAARLLSALRSWRTLEPRRRGLIEERLRHIAAQGNLSPDTKDIATRALS, from the coding sequence ATGCGCCACCCCGCCAATGTCGCTGTCCGCCTTGTCGACTACCGCCCCGCCGACTTTCTGATCGACGCCGTGGCGCTCGATATTTCCCTCGACCGGACGGCGAGCAAAGTGGTCGCGACGCTTTCCTTGCGCCGCAATCCGAAAGGCGCGCCCGGCGCGCCCCTGTCGCTCGACGGCGACGACCTGACTCTCGTCGGCGTCAAACTCGACGGCCGCCCGCTCGGTCCGCAGGACTATACGGCGGCTCCCGACCATCTCTTGCTGGAGAAGGTTCCAGACGGACCCTTCACGCTGGAGATCGAGACGCGGGTCGACCCTTCGGCCAATACGCAGCTTTCCGGCCTCTACCGGTCGGGCTCGGCCTATTGCACGCAATGCGAGGCGGAAGGCTTCCGCCGCATCACTTATTTCCTCGACCGGCCGGACGTGCTCAGCGTTTACACGACCCGCGTCGAAGGAGACAAAGGCGAGGCGCCCATCCTGCTCTCCAACGGCAATCCGGTCAAATCGGGAAATCTTCCCGACGGCCGCCATTACGCCGTGTGGCGCGATCCCTTCCCGAAGCCGTCTTATCTCTTCGCGCTGGTCGGCGGCGATCTCGGCGCGCTGCGCGACAGCTTCACGACCATGTCCGGCCGGAAGATCGATCTTGCAATCTATGTCGAGCACGGCAAGGAGGCGCGTGCGACCTACGCCATGGACGCGCTAAAGCGCTCCATGCGCTGGGACGAGGAAAAGTTCGGACGCGAATATGATCTCGACGTTTTCAACATCGTCGCCGTCTCCGACTTCAATATGGGCGCGATGGAGAATAAGGGCCTCAACATCTTCAACGACAAATATGTGCTCGCTTCGCCCGAGACCGCGACGGACGGCGATTACGCCGGCATTGAGGGCGTCATCGCGCATGAATATTTCCACAACTGGACCGGCAACCGCATCACCTGCCGAGACTGGTTCCAGCTCTGCCTCAAGGAAGGACTCACCGTCTTTCGCGATCAGGAATTCTCCGCCGACATGCGTTCGCGCGCGGTCGAGCGCATCGGCGACGTGCGAGGCTTGAGGCTTGCGCAATTCCCCGAGGACGGCGGCCCGCTCGCCCATCCGGTGCGGCCGGAGGTCTATCACGAGATCAACAATTTCTACACGGCGACCGTCTATGAGAAAGGCGCGGAGATCGTGCGCATGTTGCGCACGCTGATCGGCGACGAGACCTTCCGCCGCGGCATGGACATTTATTTCGAGCGCTTCGACGGCACGGCCGCGACGGTCGAAGATTATCTCTCATGCTTCGCGGAGGCCTCGGGGCGCGACCTTTCGCATTTCGCTTTGTGGTACAGCCAGGCGGGGACGCCTATCCTTTCGACCGAAGGCGCTTACGATCCGCAAGCGAAGACCTTCTCGCTCACATTGAAGCAGCATACGCCGCCGACGCCGGGACAGAGCGAGAAGAAGCCTTTGGTCGTTCCCGTCGCCTTCGCCCTCTTCGGCGAGAATGGCGAGAAGCTCGAGCTTGCGAGCCCGGATGCGCGCGCCGACGAACTTGCGCGCGGGCTGATCGAACTCACGGACGCCGAGCGCAAGATCACTTTCGCCGGCGTTGCGTCGCGGCCGGTCGTCTCGGCGTTGCGCGGCTTCTCCGCGCCTGTGCGGCTCGAGCCGGCGCCGGAAAGCGCCGATCTCGAAAAGCTGCTCGCCTGCGACGACGATCCTTTCAATCGCTGGCAGGCGGCGCAGAGCCTCGCGCTTCGCGCGATTTTCGCGCGCGTCGATGCGGCGAAGAAGGGCGCGCAGACTCCTCAAGCGCCGGGTTTCATCGGGGCGCTGCGGACCATTCTCGCGGGTGCCGACGCCGATCCCGCTTTCGCGGCGCAGGCGCTCTCCCTGCCCTCCGAAATCGACCTCGCCCGCGAGGCGGGCCACGACGTCGACCCGGACGTGCTCTTTTCGGCGCGCTACGGATTGCGCGAGGAGATCGGCCGCGCCCTCGGCGCCGACGCCGAGCCGATCTATCGCCGCCTCTCCGACGCCGGCCCCTATTCGCCCGACGCGGCGAGCGCCGGCCGGCGGATGCTCAAGGCTCTGGCGCTCGATCTCGTCGCGGCGGGCGACCCGGAGAAGGGCTCGGCCCTCGCCCGGAGTCAATTCGCCGCGGCGGGCAACATGACCGACCGCCTCGGGGCGCTGACGCTGCTCGCCTTGCTCGGGGGCGAGGCGCGGGAAGCCGCCTTCGCGGCCTTTTACGAACAATATAAGGGCGACGCGCTGGTCCTCGACAAATGGTTTTCGCTGCAGGCGACGATCCCCGAGCCCGCGACCACGAAGCGCGTCGTCGATCTGATGCGCCATCCCGATTTTTCGCTGACCAACCCAAATCGGGTGCGCTCCCTGATCGGGGCCTTTTCCAACGCCAATCTCACCGGCTTTCACGCGCTCGACGGATCTGGCTACGATCTTCTGACGCGAATTGTGCTGGAGCTCGATCCCAAGAACCCGCAGCTCGCCGCGCGGCTCCTCTCCGCCTTGCGCTCCTGGCGAACGCTGGAGCCGCGCCGCCGCGGGCTGATCGAAGAACGTCTGCGCCACATCGCGGCGCAGGGAAATCTTTCGCCCGACACGAAAGACATCGCGACGCGCGCGCTCTCGTAA
- a CDS encoding efflux RND transporter permease subunit, protein MLERLIHFSLRQRLLTFLGALFIAGWGAASYLKLPIDAFPDVAPIQVLVAMRAPGLTPEELETRVTAPIEIAAKGIPSLIRMRSTTRYSVALITFEFAEGVDIYWARAQVNERLSQVLDQLPAGAGGGLAPIVTPLGEMLMFTIVGGNLTPTEQRSLLDFTIRPALRGLQGVADVNVLGGFVRTFEVAPSPSAMAARGVTVGMLEAALKDNNRNDGAGRVRDGEEALLVRAEGRLRSLDEIRSVVIAARATGIVRVGDVAEVRFGSLPRNGVVTRNGTDEAVWGLVLGLRGADARTVVTGVKAKLAEIEPLLPKGAKLEIFYDRSELIGKAVWTVQKVLIEAIVLVVILLALFLGNLRAALVVSVILPLAALATFGVMRLWGLSANIMSLGGLAIAIGLLVDCAVVVVENVEHRLSEAHDVTLADRIFMTLEATSEVATPLASGVIIIVTVFLPLLSLEGLEGRLFAPVALTIAFALASALILSLTVVPALSATILQPGHADEPWLVRKIAAVYEPLLERALARPLIVAGIALAGLVVAGVAYSRIGQTFMPVMNEGTPVITIRKHPTISVAVAAETDRLIQREIMEKVPEVKGMMARAGADELGIDPVGLNETDNFLTLAPEKEWRGHGVDWLMGEIRKVLDEIPGISYAFSQPIDMRVQEMIIGARGDVVVKIFGDDINELNRLTREVATELKKIPGARDVFGLQNDGMRYLTARVDRLAAGRFGLNAGEIQDALRVWVDGQQVGIILEGPIRTPLVVRGSETSRRSSVDFARLPMVSNDGKVVELSQLAEVQAENGPIQVIREEGRRFATVLANVEGRDLVGFVDEAKAAVAHHVKTPKGYTYRWGGQFENQQRASARLAIVVPIALAMIFVLLYFTFNSALQATLVFCNVPFAAIGGVLGLWLSGEFLSVPASVGFIALIGIAVLNGVVLISYINKLVGEGTRTVRDAVMEGARRRMRPVMLTATIAAFGLIPFLFATGPGAEIQRPLAIVVIGGLISATILTLILLPILYDRSTGWLLRAKRGRLAHRVIS, encoded by the coding sequence ATGCTCGAGCGCCTGATCCACTTCTCGCTGCGGCAGCGGCTCCTCACCTTTCTGGGCGCGCTCTTCATCGCGGGCTGGGGCGCGGCGAGCTATCTCAAACTGCCGATCGACGCCTTTCCCGACGTCGCGCCGATTCAGGTGCTCGTCGCCATGCGCGCGCCGGGCCTGACGCCGGAAGAACTCGAAACGCGCGTCACGGCGCCGATCGAGATTGCCGCAAAAGGCATCCCCTCGCTCATCCGCATGCGCTCGACCACGCGTTATTCCGTTGCGCTGATCACTTTCGAATTCGCGGAGGGCGTCGACATCTATTGGGCGCGCGCCCAGGTCAATGAGCGTCTGTCGCAGGTTCTGGATCAACTGCCGGCCGGCGCCGGCGGCGGCTTGGCGCCGATCGTCACGCCGCTCGGCGAAATGCTCATGTTCACCATTGTCGGCGGCAATCTGACGCCGACCGAGCAGCGAAGCCTGCTGGACTTCACGATCCGCCCGGCGCTACGCGGCCTGCAGGGCGTCGCGGACGTCAATGTGCTCGGCGGCTTCGTGCGCACATTCGAGGTCGCGCCGTCGCCTTCCGCCATGGCGGCGCGCGGCGTCACGGTCGGGATGCTCGAGGCCGCGCTCAAAGACAACAACAGGAATGACGGCGCCGGCCGCGTCCGCGACGGCGAGGAGGCGCTGCTGGTGCGCGCCGAAGGCCGGCTGCGCTCGCTCGATGAAATACGCTCCGTCGTCATCGCCGCCCGCGCGACGGGCATCGTGCGCGTCGGCGACGTCGCCGAAGTGCGCTTCGGCTCGCTGCCGCGCAACGGCGTTGTGACGCGCAACGGCACGGATGAAGCCGTCTGGGGGCTCGTGCTCGGCCTGCGTGGCGCGGACGCCCGCACGGTGGTGACGGGCGTGAAGGCGAAGCTCGCCGAAATCGAGCCCCTGCTGCCCAAGGGCGCGAAGCTCGAGATTTTCTACGACCGCAGCGAACTGATCGGCAAAGCCGTCTGGACCGTGCAGAAAGTGCTGATCGAGGCGATCGTCCTCGTCGTGATCCTGCTCGCCCTGTTCCTCGGCAATCTTCGCGCGGCGCTCGTCGTCTCGGTCATTCTGCCGCTCGCGGCGCTCGCCACTTTCGGGGTGATGCGGCTTTGGGGCCTGTCGGCCAACATCATGTCGCTCGGCGGCCTCGCCATCGCCATCGGCCTTCTCGTCGATTGCGCGGTCGTCGTGGTGGAGAATGTCGAACACCGCCTGTCGGAAGCGCATGACGTGACGCTCGCCGACCGCATCTTCATGACGCTCGAGGCGACGAGCGAGGTCGCGACGCCGCTGGCGTCCGGCGTGATCATCATCGTGACGGTCTTCCTGCCGCTGCTCTCGCTCGAAGGGCTGGAGGGCAGACTCTTCGCGCCTGTCGCGCTGACCATCGCCTTCGCGCTCGCTTCCGCGCTGATCCTGTCGCTCACGGTCGTGCCGGCGCTGAGCGCCACCATCTTGCAGCCCGGCCATGCCGACGAGCCTTGGCTCGTGCGCAAGATCGCCGCCGTCTATGAGCCGCTGCTGGAGCGCGCTTTGGCGCGCCCTCTCATCGTGGCGGGGATCGCGCTGGCGGGGCTCGTCGTCGCGGGCGTCGCCTATTCGCGCATCGGCCAGACCTTCATGCCCGTGATGAACGAGGGCACCCCGGTCATCACCATCCGCAAGCATCCGACGATCAGCGTCGCCGTCGCCGCCGAGACGGACCGGCTCATCCAGCGCGAGATCATGGAGAAAGTGCCGGAGGTGAAAGGCATGATGGCGCGGGCCGGCGCCGACGAACTCGGCATCGACCCCGTCGGGCTCAACGAGACGGATAATTTTCTGACGCTCGCGCCCGAGAAGGAATGGCGCGGGCATGGCGTCGACTGGCTCATGGGCGAGATCCGCAAGGTTCTCGACGAGATACCGGGCATCTCCTACGCCTTCTCGCAACCGATCGACATGCGCGTGCAGGAGATGATCATCGGCGCCCGCGGCGACGTCGTGGTCAAGATTTTCGGCGACGACATCAACGAACTGAACCGCCTGACGCGCGAGGTCGCGACGGAGCTGAAGAAGATACCCGGCGCGCGCGACGTGTTCGGCCTGCAGAATGACGGCATGCGCTATCTCACGGCGCGCGTCGATCGTCTCGCGGCGGGACGTTTCGGGCTGAACGCCGGCGAAATTCAGGACGCGTTGCGCGTCTGGGTCGACGGCCAGCAGGTCGGCATCATTCTCGAAGGGCCGATCCGCACGCCGCTCGTCGTGCGCGGATCGGAAACGTCCCGGCGCTCCTCCGTCGATTTCGCCCGCCTGCCGATGGTCTCCAATGACGGCAAGGTCGTCGAGCTGTCGCAGCTCGCCGAGGTGCAGGCCGAGAACGGCCCGATCCAGGTCATTCGCGAGGAGGGGCGGCGCTTCGCGACCGTTCTCGCCAATGTCGAGGGTCGCGATCTCGTCGGCTTCGTCGATGAAGCCAAGGCGGCCGTCGCGCATCATGTGAAGACGCCCAAGGGTTACACATATCGATGGGGCGGGCAGTTCGAGAACCAGCAGCGCGCATCGGCGCGCCTCGCGATCGTCGTGCCCATCGCGCTCGCGATGATCTTCGTGCTGCTCTATTTCACCTTCAATTCCGCTTTGCAGGCGACGCTCGTCTTTTGCAACGTGCCCTTCGCCGCGATCGGCGGCGTTCTCGGCCTCTGGCTCTCGGGCGAGTTTCTCTCCGTGCCGGCTTCGGTCGGCTTCATCGCGCTGATCGGCATCGCCGTGTTGAACGGCGTGGTGCTGATCTCCTACATCAACAAGCTTGTCGGAGAAGGAACGCGCACGGTGCGGGACGCCGTAATGGAAGGCGCGCGGCGGCGCATGCGGCCGGTCATGCTGACCGCCACGATCGCCGCCTTCGGCCTCATTCCCTTCCTTTTCGCGACCGGGCCCGGCGCGGAAATTCAGCGCCCGCTGGCGATCGTCGTCATTGGCGGCCTGATTTCCGCGACCATTCTCACGCTCATCCTGCTGCCGATCCTTTATGATCGTTCGACCGGCTGGCTCCTGCGCGCCAAGCGCGGCCGCCTGGCGCATCGGGTGATCTCATGA
- a CDS encoding sensor histidine kinase: MSHAETVWGAYRFLGEGEKEPKDESPWLRRVAFVVSAIGLVSLTAFAITLTTTMQDQLVEEATADFEVFAHAVWHDLHDKIQADAQKSLGEPLNKILPGRATARGRRILVTDDHGHVAAAFPPLDSKNATLSDVLGAEQVLTEFADKAGVMRVKLADGTPALATVQKLPAPYGQVAMIYPLDNVLGEWRTIAAHYAVVFAFTTVMLLAVVFAYFRQSRKRQAAEQANAYIRSRLDTALSRGRCGLWDWDIARGRIYWSDSMYEMLGLQAERRCLSFSELNALIHPHDGDLSVIAEMVSTSRTKSVDHEFRARHANGQWIWLRARAQLVDDARDAGLHLVGIAVDISEQKALAQHTATANMRLRDAINAISEAFVLWDAQNRLVVCNSKFLDLHGLAPESAPPGATYGDIMARRTAFVLQHETSSADSRAGDARTYEARLTDGRWLQINERRTKDGGYVSVGADITALKRNQEKLQDSERRLTGTVADLTRSRQTLEMQAQQLATLAEQYHHQKAEAEAAYLAKSEFLANMSHELRTPLNAIIGFTEMMLAEPFGALGSPKYVEYCNNVRQGGTYLNEVLTDILDMSRLEAGLVRLAEREVSVAEAVRRAVNIWRARAEEKKITLLVEVDEKLRCVGDEALIVKALGVFLSNSVKFTDAGGFVRLRVRHHGASIAFFIEDTGRGIDPRVLPRLGRPFEQSAGVMENGMKGSGLGLAIARALVDLHGGALRFRSRLGMGTVAMMRLACAHCAGANVTPLIARQIETQPAKAAPPAYAARSLETVARVAGSDSTTRKPGALSSIRRAP; this comes from the coding sequence ATGAGTCACGCGGAAACGGTTTGGGGCGCCTATCGCTTCCTTGGCGAGGGCGAGAAGGAGCCCAAGGACGAAAGCCCCTGGCTGAGGCGCGTCGCTTTCGTCGTTTCGGCGATCGGCCTCGTCTCGCTCACGGCTTTCGCGATCACGCTCACGACCACGATGCAGGATCAGCTCGTCGAAGAGGCCACGGCTGATTTCGAAGTCTTCGCGCACGCCGTCTGGCACGATCTGCACGACAAGATTCAAGCCGACGCGCAGAAGTCGCTCGGCGAACCGCTCAACAAGATCCTTCCGGGCCGGGCGACCGCGCGCGGCCGGCGCATTCTCGTCACCGACGATCACGGCCACGTCGCAGCCGCCTTCCCGCCGCTCGACTCCAAAAATGCGACGCTCTCCGACGTGCTCGGCGCCGAGCAGGTGCTGACCGAATTTGCGGACAAAGCGGGCGTGATGCGCGTCAAGCTCGCCGACGGCACGCCCGCGCTCGCGACCGTGCAGAAACTGCCCGCGCCCTACGGGCAGGTGGCGATGATCTATCCGCTCGACAATGTGCTGGGCGAATGGCGCACCATCGCCGCGCATTATGCGGTCGTTTTCGCCTTCACTACCGTCATGCTGCTCGCCGTCGTGTTCGCCTATTTCCGGCAATCGCGGAAACGTCAGGCCGCCGAGCAGGCAAACGCCTATATTCGCTCGCGGCTCGACACGGCGCTGTCGCGCGGACGCTGCGGCCTGTGGGATTGGGACATTGCGCGCGGCCGCATCTACTGGTCCGACTCCATGTATGAAATGCTCGGCCTTCAGGCCGAGCGGCGCTGTCTCTCCTTCAGCGAGCTCAACGCCTTGATTCACCCGCATGACGGCGATCTCTCGGTGATCGCCGAGATGGTTTCGACGTCGCGCACGAAAAGCGTCGATCACGAGTTCCGCGCCCGTCACGCCAACGGCCAATGGATCTGGCTGCGCGCCCGCGCGCAACTCGTCGACGACGCCCGAGACGCGGGCCTGCATCTCGTCGGCATCGCCGTCGACATCTCCGAGCAGAAGGCGCTCGCGCAACACACCGCTACGGCCAATATGCGCCTGCGTGACGCGATCAACGCCATCTCCGAAGCCTTCGTGCTGTGGGACGCGCAGAACCGCCTCGTCGTGTGCAACTCGAAATTTCTGGACCTTCACGGGCTTGCGCCGGAATCCGCTCCCCCGGGCGCGACCTATGGCGACATCATGGCGCGCCGCACCGCTTTCGTCCTTCAGCACGAGACCTCCTCCGCCGACAGCCGCGCGGGCGACGCCCGCACTTATGAAGCGCGGCTCACCGACGGGCGCTGGCTGCAGATCAACGAGCGCCGCACGAAGGACGGCGGCTATGTCTCCGTCGGCGCCGACATTACGGCGCTCAAGCGCAATCAGGAGAAGCTGCAGGACTCGGAGCGCCGCCTCACCGGAACCGTCGCCGACCTCACCCGCTCGCGCCAGACGCTCGAAATGCAGGCGCAGCAGCTCGCGACTCTCGCCGAGCAATATCATCATCAGAAGGCGGAGGCCGAAGCCGCCTATCTCGCCAAGTCCGAATTCCTCGCAAATATGAGTCACGAGCTGCGCACGCCGCTCAACGCTATCATCGGCTTTACGGAGATGATGCTCGCCGAGCCCTTCGGCGCGCTCGGTTCGCCCAAATATGTCGAATATTGCAACAATGTCCGTCAGGGCGGGACCTATCTCAACGAAGTGCTGACCGACATTCTCGACATGTCGCGGCTGGAGGCGGGCCTCGTTCGCCTCGCCGAGCGCGAGGTGAGCGTCGCCGAAGCCGTGCGGCGGGCGGTAAATATCTGGCGCGCCCGCGCCGAGGAAAAGAAGATCACGCTGCTCGTCGAGGTCGACGAGAAGCTGCGCTGCGTCGGCGACGAGGCGCTGATCGTCAAGGCGCTTGGCGTGTTTCTGTCGAACAGCGTCAAATTCACGGACGCCGGCGGCTTCGTGCGCCTGCGCGTGCGCCATCACGGCGCCTCGATCGCCTTCTTCATCGAAGATACGGGCCGCGGCATCGATCCGCGCGTCCTGCCGCGGCTTGGCCGCCCCTTCGAGCAGAGCGCCGGCGTCATGGAGAACGGCATGAAGGGCTCGGGGCTCGGCCTCGCCATCGCCCGCGCGCTGGTCGACCTGCATGGCGGCGCGCTGCGTTTCCGCTCGCGGCTCGGCATGGGCACGGTGGCGATGATGCGCCTCGCCTGCGCGCATTGCGCGGGCGCCAATGTCACGCCGCTCATCGCGCGGCAGATCGAGACGCAGCCGGCGAAGGCCGCGCCGCCGGCCTACGCCGCGCGCTCCCTCGAAACAGTTGCGCGCGTCGCGGGAAGCGACAGCACCACGCGCAAGCCCGGCGCATTGTCCTCGATCCGCAGGGCGCCGTGA
- a CDS encoding efflux RND transporter periplasmic adaptor subunit translates to MRHHHLLPLILTLACVCGLPASGAPPNGQAANQDILVKLTEEQIHAAGVETQPVEAESGVGEIVVPGVVSVPPQQLRIVAAPAAGLVETLLVAPDEDVKEGDPIATLKSSELVEAQRAFLLAMSEAALAVEKLRRDEQLFKERIIAERRLIVTRAEAAQARATLDERAQILALAGMTEPEIAALRKDRKLAAVLMVRAPLGGTILQRHGTTGERVAASAPLVTIARLDPIWVNLQVPLGRAVALDSVERVHLPSAGLDGKLIRVGRTVDSATQSVTAVAEFRPGRSPLRPGQALTAILRVKGGGSSQWRVPADAVVSHLNHSWVFVRVPEGFRAIPVTLVSETPQFASVQGPLAVGERVATRGLLTLLAELAEAESK, encoded by the coding sequence ATGCGGCATCATCACCTCCTTCCTCTCATCCTCACCCTCGCTTGCGTTTGTGGGCTGCCCGCGTCGGGCGCGCCGCCAAACGGTCAGGCCGCGAACCAGGACATCCTCGTCAAGCTGACGGAGGAGCAGATTCACGCGGCCGGCGTCGAGACGCAGCCCGTCGAAGCTGAATCGGGCGTCGGCGAGATCGTCGTGCCCGGCGTCGTGTCGGTGCCGCCCCAGCAATTGCGGATCGTCGCCGCGCCGGCGGCGGGTCTCGTCGAGACGCTGCTCGTCGCGCCGGACGAGGACGTGAAGGAAGGCGACCCGATCGCGACGCTGAAATCGTCGGAGCTGGTCGAGGCGCAGCGCGCTTTCCTGCTCGCAATGTCGGAAGCCGCGCTCGCCGTCGAGAAGCTGCGCCGCGACGAGCAGCTCTTCAAGGAGCGGATCATCGCCGAACGGCGGTTGATCGTGACGCGGGCCGAGGCCGCGCAGGCGCGCGCCACGCTCGACGAGCGCGCCCAGATTCTGGCGCTCGCCGGCATGACCGAGCCGGAGATCGCGGCGCTGCGCAAGGACCGCAAGCTGGCCGCCGTCCTGATGGTGCGCGCGCCGCTCGGCGGCACGATCTTGCAGCGCCACGGCACGACGGGCGAACGCGTCGCGGCCTCGGCGCCGCTCGTGACCATCGCCCGGCTCGATCCGATCTGGGTCAATCTCCAGGTGCCGCTCGGCCGCGCCGTCGCGCTCGACAGCGTGGAGCGCGTGCATCTTCCTTCCGCCGGGCTCGACGGCAAGCTGATCCGCGTCGGACGCACGGTCGACTCCGCGACGCAGTCCGTCACCGCGGTGGCCGAATTCAGGCCCGGCCGCAGCCCGTTGCGGCCGGGGCAGGCGCTGACGGCGATCCTCCGCGTGAAGGGCGGCGGCTCCTCGCAATGGCGCGTGCCAGCCGACGCGGTGGTGAGCCATCTCAATCACAGCTGGGTTTTCGTGCGCGTTCCGGAAGGATTTCGCGCCATTCCCGTGACGCTCGTTTCCGAGACGCCGCAATTCGCTTCCGTGCAGGGACCGCTCGCCGTCGGCGAGCGCGTCGCGACGCGCGGCCTTTTGACGCTTCTCGCGGAACTCGCGGAAGCGGAGAGCAAGTGA